The proteins below come from a single Vibrio natriegens NBRC 15636 = ATCC 14048 = DSM 759 genomic window:
- a CDS encoding replicative DNA helicase translates to MAENRNRKPSDSQVDAIKVPPHSLEAEQSVIGGLLLDNERWDTVAERVVASDFYSRPHRLIFEGVKTILEDGKPLDLITLSEYLERHEQLDDVGGFAYLADLAKNTPSAANINAYADIVAERAIVRGLIGVANDIADAGYDPQGRSSEDLIDLAESKVFAIAESRTSENEGPQNVDNILEKTLERIELLYKTPQDGVTGVDTGFTDLNKKTAGLQGSDLVIVAARPSMGKTTFAMNLCENAAMQQDKPVLIFSLEMPAEQLMMRMLASLSRVDQTKIRTGQLDDEDWARISSTMGILMQKKNMYIDDSSGLTPTEVRSRARRVAREHGGLSMIMVDYLQLMRVPALTDNRTLEIAEISRSLKALAKELNVPVVALSQLNRSLEQRADKRPVNSDLRESGSIEQDADLIMFIYRDEVYHPDSAYKGTAEIIIGKQRNGPIGSVRLTFQGQHSRFDNYAGPAFDIDDE, encoded by the coding sequence ATGGCGGAAAACAGAAATCGCAAACCTTCAGATAGTCAGGTCGACGCAATCAAAGTGCCACCTCACTCACTAGAAGCAGAGCAATCAGTGATTGGTGGTCTCTTACTGGACAATGAGCGTTGGGATACCGTTGCCGAGCGCGTTGTCGCCAGTGATTTCTATAGCCGTCCACACCGCCTTATCTTTGAAGGTGTAAAAACCATTCTTGAAGATGGCAAACCACTCGACCTTATCACGTTGTCGGAATACCTCGAACGTCACGAGCAGTTAGATGATGTGGGTGGCTTTGCTTACTTAGCTGACTTAGCGAAAAACACACCGAGTGCGGCTAACATCAATGCGTATGCCGATATCGTAGCCGAGCGTGCGATCGTGCGTGGCTTGATTGGCGTGGCCAACGATATCGCTGACGCAGGTTATGATCCGCAAGGCCGCAGTTCAGAAGATTTGATCGATTTAGCGGAAAGTAAAGTTTTCGCGATTGCAGAGTCTCGTACCAGTGAAAACGAAGGGCCACAAAACGTCGACAACATCCTGGAAAAAACCCTCGAGCGTATTGAGTTGTTATATAAAACTCCGCAGGATGGTGTAACGGGTGTCGACACTGGCTTTACCGATCTCAACAAGAAAACCGCAGGTCTACAAGGTTCTGATTTGGTTATTGTCGCGGCACGTCCATCGATGGGTAAAACCACTTTTGCGATGAACTTGTGTGAAAACGCGGCAATGCAGCAAGATAAACCCGTGCTAATTTTCTCGTTAGAGATGCCTGCTGAACAGTTGATGATGCGTATGCTGGCATCCTTGTCGCGTGTTGACCAAACTAAAATTCGTACGGGTCAGCTGGATGATGAAGACTGGGCGCGTATTTCTTCTACCATGGGTATCCTGATGCAGAAGAAAAACATGTACATCGACGATAGCTCTGGTCTAACGCCGACAGAGGTACGTTCTCGTGCTCGTCGTGTTGCCCGTGAACACGGTGGTTTATCCATGATCATGGTCGACTACCTTCAGTTGATGCGAGTACCTGCGTTAACAGACAACCGTACTCTGGAAATCGCTGAGATCTCGCGCTCGCTTAAAGCGCTGGCGAAAGAATTGAATGTACCTGTTGTGGCACTTTCGCAGCTAAACCGTTCTTTGGAGCAACGTGCAGATAAACGTCCGGTAAACTCGGACTTGCGTGAGTCGGGCTCTATCGAGCAGGATGCCGACTTGATCATGTTTATTTACCGTGATGAGGTTTACCACCCAGATAGCGCATATAAAGGTACTGCTGAAATTATTATTGGTAAGCAGCGTAACGGTCCAATCGGTTCTGTACGTCTCACTTTCCAAGGCCAACACTCACGCTTTGACAATTATGCGGGTCCAGCATTCGACATTGATGATGAGTAA
- a CDS encoding Dam family site-specific DNA-(adenine-N6)-methyltransferase, producing MKKQRAFLKWAGGKYGLVEDIQRHLPPARKLVEPFVGAGSVFLNTDYDQYLLADINPDLINLYNLIKARPEEYISEAKRWFVAENNRKEAYLSIRAEFNKTDDVMYRSLAFLYMNRFGFNGLCRYNKKGGFNVPFGSYKKPYFPEAELEFFAEKAKKATFVCEGYPETFRRARKGSVVYCDPPYAPLSNTANFTSYAGNGFTLDDQAALADIAERTATERGIPVLISNHDTTLTRRLYHGADLSVVKVKRTISRNGSGRNKVDELLALFNTPDSDSAAS from the coding sequence ATGAAAAAGCAACGAGCCTTTCTAAAGTGGGCAGGAGGAAAATACGGACTGGTTGAAGACATCCAACGTCATTTACCACCGGCTCGAAAGCTAGTTGAACCTTTTGTTGGCGCTGGCTCTGTTTTTTTGAATACAGATTACGATCAGTATTTACTGGCTGATATCAATCCGGATTTGATCAATCTGTATAACCTTATTAAAGCGCGTCCGGAGGAATATATCTCTGAGGCGAAGCGCTGGTTCGTGGCCGAAAATAACCGCAAAGAAGCTTATCTGAGTATTCGCGCTGAGTTCAACAAGACTGACGACGTGATGTATCGCTCACTTGCTTTTCTTTACATGAACCGTTTTGGTTTTAATGGCTTGTGCCGTTACAACAAAAAAGGCGGTTTCAATGTTCCGTTTGGGTCATACAAGAAACCGTATTTCCCTGAAGCTGAACTGGAATTCTTTGCAGAAAAAGCCAAGAAAGCCACGTTTGTTTGTGAAGGCTATCCCGAGACGTTTCGCCGTGCGCGTAAAGGCAGTGTTGTTTACTGCGATCCACCGTATGCGCCGCTTTCAAATACCGCAAACTTCACCTCTTATGCAGGAAATGGTTTTACGCTCGATGATCAGGCGGCACTGGCCGATATCGCGGAAAGAACCGCCACTGAACGCGGCATTCCGGTACTGATTTCAAACCACGATACAACATTAACGCGTCGTTTATACCACGGAGCGGATTTGAGCGTGGTAAAAGTGAAGCGCACCATCAGCCGTAATGGCAGTGGTCGAAATAAAGTCGATGAACTGCTGGCACTTTTTAATACTCCTGATTCAGACAGCGCTGCTTCATAG
- the priB gene encoding primosomal replication protein N — protein MTNRMELSGTIAKPPIRSKSPGGIEHCRFWLEHRSTVIEADLPRQVYCRMPVVVSGLGSQAITQNLVQGSNIKVSGFVAYQTGRNGVGKLVLHADNITQI, from the coding sequence ATGACCAATCGAATGGAGCTGAGCGGCACTATTGCCAAACCGCCCATTCGTAGTAAAAGCCCTGGTGGCATTGAACACTGTCGGTTTTGGCTAGAGCATCGCTCTACTGTTATCGAAGCTGATTTACCGAGACAAGTTTATTGTCGTATGCCGGTTGTAGTCAGCGGGCTTGGGTCACAAGCAATAACTCAGAATTTAGTACAAGGTAGTAACATTAAGGTAAGTGGCTTTGTCGCTTATCAGACCGGCCGAAATGGTGTTGGGAAATTAGTGTTACATGCCGACAACATTACTCAAATTTAA
- a CDS encoding pilus assembly protein PilP has protein sequence MKNKSLLMVLMGMLLVGCQANDESLTDFIRDVENQARRDVEKLKPSDQYVAVAYAPQIMRAPFELPREATIATQPIARKDCWQPPSRTRTGKLEKVPLSQLRLKGVMGIGSTVSGLVQAPNGTVYKVAPGQYLGRNNGKVTKITHSYLLIDETLPDGLGCWQKRKVKLALR, from the coding sequence ATGAAAAATAAATCTTTGCTGATGGTTCTGATGGGAATGTTGCTGGTGGGGTGTCAGGCAAATGATGAGTCGTTAACGGACTTTATTCGTGACGTTGAAAATCAGGCGAGGCGGGATGTTGAGAAGCTCAAACCATCGGACCAATATGTCGCGGTTGCCTACGCACCGCAAATAATGAGAGCGCCTTTTGAATTACCCCGAGAGGCGACGATAGCGACTCAACCTATTGCGAGAAAAGACTGCTGGCAGCCGCCATCCAGAACTCGTACTGGCAAGTTAGAAAAAGTTCCGTTAAGTCAGCTAAGGCTGAAAGGCGTTATGGGGATAGGCAGCACAGTCTCCGGGCTTGTGCAGGCTCCGAATGGAACGGTTTACAAAGTCGCTCCCGGTCAGTATCTCGGACGTAACAACGGTAAGGTCACCAAAATTACCCATTCTTACTTACTGATCGACGAAACGCTGCCTGATGGTTTGGGTTGCTGGCAGAAACGCAAAGTAAAGCTGGCTTTGAGATAG
- a CDS encoding SPOR domain-containing protein, producing MSAAHGLELDSQTELLERLRLLTNFGSNLIVINGDVGFGKSWLAQRYLEVGASNKNQCLLLCHRNQDDLQHRILILSQLLSDALFNQQEPLVDTLERVLGDERCDIVIVVDDAQLLSATLISELWTLVLQAQEKPNWTINVLLFTPPGRLDGVLSRISYGLEIKPVEVDIDMLSEVEARRFFEFLVARYVDDQSEKRVRDAFKRVDPIPGDIMALGEMKVEKRIIIRSIVGSPLKITLVILVLLLLVAGGYWWMFSQPSPDDRAQQLTGNIEQTAIPTLSETESGRLTSVTGDSTGSGAFNASDDSDSLPPTVTEEVASVGIDDTHQRVVIESDVVDALLEGKEDQPAESDDEQAEEATTPDQGETNSSLIKVVKPNDASSVQNAESSVTATKPVVKFSFAREELKALSPRAYTIQLAAMTSMEDVQIFLDEYQLNNEVRIYPTVRNEVEWFIITYRDYQTIQLARDAVEALPDSLKSLSPWAKSLGQVQREIDRVK from the coding sequence ATGAGTGCTGCTCACGGTCTGGAATTAGATTCTCAAACAGAGCTATTAGAGCGATTGAGGTTATTAACCAACTTTGGTTCCAACCTGATCGTGATAAATGGCGATGTTGGCTTTGGTAAATCTTGGTTGGCACAACGATATCTTGAAGTGGGTGCCAGCAACAAAAACCAATGTTTGCTACTTTGTCATAGAAATCAAGATGATCTTCAGCATCGCATTCTCATATTGAGCCAACTACTATCCGACGCGTTATTCAACCAACAGGAGCCTTTGGTTGATACTCTCGAGCGAGTATTAGGTGACGAGCGTTGTGATATCGTCATTGTCGTTGATGATGCACAGTTGTTGAGTGCGACTCTGATTTCAGAGTTATGGACACTCGTGTTGCAGGCGCAGGAAAAACCGAACTGGACAATCAATGTATTGCTGTTCACTCCACCAGGCCGATTAGATGGTGTACTTTCGCGTATAAGCTACGGGTTAGAAATAAAGCCGGTTGAGGTGGATATCGATATGCTGTCTGAAGTAGAAGCTCGTCGCTTTTTCGAGTTTTTAGTTGCACGGTATGTGGATGATCAATCGGAAAAACGAGTTCGGGATGCATTTAAGAGAGTGGATCCGATCCCGGGTGACATCATGGCATTAGGAGAGATGAAAGTGGAAAAAAGGATCATTATCCGCTCAATTGTCGGCAGCCCGCTCAAGATTACGCTGGTAATTTTGGTGTTGTTATTGCTGGTCGCTGGTGGTTATTGGTGGATGTTCAGCCAACCGAGCCCAGATGATAGAGCGCAACAATTGACCGGTAACATTGAACAAACGGCGATCCCGACTTTATCAGAGACGGAAAGTGGTAGATTGACTTCCGTGACAGGTGATTCCACTGGTTCAGGTGCTTTTAATGCAAGTGATGATTCTGACTCATTACCACCAACAGTCACCGAAGAGGTGGCCAGTGTCGGTATTGATGATACGCACCAACGTGTAGTGATTGAGTCTGATGTTGTTGACGCCCTGCTTGAAGGAAAAGAAGATCAACCTGCTGAATCTGACGACGAACAAGCCGAAGAAGCGACAACACCAGATCAAGGAGAGACGAACTCGTCTTTGATAAAAGTGGTGAAGCCAAATGATGCTTCGTCAGTGCAAAACGCTGAATCATCGGTGACGGCGACTAAGCCCGTTGTTAAGTTTTCATTTGCTCGCGAAGAGCTAAAGGCGTTGTCACCTCGCGCTTATACCATCCAACTTGCTGCCATGACCTCAATGGAAGATGTACAGATATTCCTTGATGAGTATCAGTTGAATAACGAAGTGCGTATTTATCCAACGGTCCGTAATGAAGTGGAATGGTTTATCATCACCTACCGAGATTATCAGACAATTCAATTGGCTCGTGATGCCGTTGAAGCGCTGCCAGATTCACTTAAGTCGCTCAGTCCATGGGCAAAATCTTTAGGCCAGGTACAGCGTGAAATTGACCGCGTGAAATAA
- the rpsR gene encoding 30S ribosomal protein S18: MARFFRRRKFCRFTAEGVQEIDYKDVATLKNYITEAGKIVPSRITGTSAKYQRQLARAIKRSRYLALLPYTDKHQ; the protein is encoded by the coding sequence ATGGCTCGTTTCTTCCGTCGTCGTAAATTCTGCCGTTTCACTGCAGAAGGCGTACAAGAGATTGATTACAAAGACGTAGCAACTCTTAAAAACTACATCACTGAAGCTGGTAAAATCGTACCTAGCCGTATCACTGGTACAAGCGCTAAGTACCAGCGTCAACTAGCACGTGCTATCAAGCGTTCACGCTACCTAGCTCTACTACCGTACACTGACAAGCATCAGTAA
- the rplI gene encoding 50S ribosomal protein L9, producing the protein MQVILLDKIGNLGGLGDTVNVKSGYARNFLIPQGKAVMATKGNVEMFEARRAELEAKVAEQLTAAEARAEKVNALEAVVIASKAGDEGKLFGSIGTRDIADAITAAGVEVAKSEVRLPEGALRTTGEFEISVQLHSEVFATVNLQVVAAE; encoded by the coding sequence ATGCAAGTTATTCTACTTGATAAAATCGGTAACCTAGGTGGTCTTGGCGATACAGTTAACGTTAAATCTGGTTACGCTCGTAACTTCCTTATCCCACAGGGTAAAGCAGTTATGGCTACTAAAGGCAACGTTGAAATGTTCGAAGCACGTCGTGCTGAACTAGAAGCTAAAGTTGCTGAGCAACTAACTGCTGCAGAAGCTCGCGCTGAGAAAGTTAACGCTCTAGAAGCTGTTGTTATCGCTTCTAAAGCTGGTGACGAAGGCAAACTATTCGGTTCTATCGGTACTCGTGACATCGCTGACGCTATTACAGCTGCAGGCGTTGAAGTTGCTAAGAGCGAAGTTCGCCTTCCTGAAGGTGCTCTACGTACAACTGGTGAGTTCGAGATCAGCGTTCAACTTCACTCTGAAGTTTTCGCAACTGTGAACCTACAAGTTGTTGCTGCTGAGTAA
- a CDS encoding type IV pilus secretin PilQ: MLTGLLSFWLVLLFTPFALADGGMSNALKSIDFRTNKDKDAVIVVELSSPAAIVDIQRVQEGLSIDLLNTSVKDEQLYLLDVKDFSTVVDSVEVFREVSTTRLVAHISDDYTHDYRLAGRYLEITVSKLKSDEKTPDKSILEKEGKLISINFQDIPVRNVLQLIADYNQFNLVVSDSVEGNLTLRLDGVPWQQVLDIILQVKGLDKRVDGNVILVAPTDELDLREKQQLEKQQLEEEMGELSSEIIKVNFAKASDIAEMINGEGNISMLSERGSMTIDERTNSLLVRELPENILVIRDIIESLDIPVKQVQIEARIVTVSEGNMDELGIRWGFSSINGNNTVGGSIENNLATIGLYEGDGEEGEGGSVGIDDFLNVNLAATNPSATSIAFQVAKLGSDTLLDLELSALQQESKAEIISSPRLITTNKKPAYIEQGTEIPYLESSSSGATTITFKKAVLSLKVTPQITPDNRLVLDLSVTQDRPGQVVKTGTGEAVTINTQRIGTQVLVNNGETVVLGGIFQHSITNSVDKVPLLGDLPLLGALFRRSYEKVGKSELLIFVTPKVVIQ, encoded by the coding sequence ATGCTCACTGGGCTCTTATCCTTTTGGTTAGTTTTACTTTTCACCCCTTTTGCTTTGGCTGATGGCGGGATGTCTAATGCGTTAAAGAGTATCGACTTTCGCACGAACAAGGACAAAGACGCGGTGATTGTGGTGGAACTGTCTTCACCGGCTGCGATTGTCGATATTCAGCGGGTTCAGGAAGGACTGAGCATCGACTTGCTTAATACGTCAGTGAAAGATGAGCAGTTATATCTCCTCGATGTAAAAGACTTTTCAACGGTAGTGGACAGCGTGGAAGTCTTTCGTGAAGTCTCGACGACCCGTTTAGTCGCGCATATTAGTGATGATTACACCCATGATTACCGTTTGGCAGGGCGCTATTTGGAAATCACGGTCAGTAAACTCAAGTCTGATGAAAAAACACCAGATAAGAGCATTTTAGAGAAAGAAGGCAAACTGATATCGATTAACTTCCAGGATATCCCGGTACGTAACGTCTTACAGCTCATTGCCGACTATAACCAGTTTAACCTGGTGGTATCAGACTCGGTCGAAGGCAACCTGACACTGCGACTTGATGGTGTGCCTTGGCAGCAGGTTTTAGACATTATTCTGCAAGTAAAAGGTTTGGATAAGCGAGTTGATGGTAATGTCATTCTTGTCGCGCCGACGGATGAACTTGACCTTCGAGAGAAGCAGCAACTAGAGAAGCAGCAACTTGAAGAGGAAATGGGCGAACTGTCGTCTGAAATCATCAAAGTGAATTTTGCCAAAGCATCCGATATTGCTGAGATGATTAATGGTGAAGGCAATATCAGCATGCTCTCTGAGCGAGGCAGCATGACGATTGATGAGCGCACTAACTCACTATTGGTCAGAGAATTGCCAGAGAATATCTTGGTTATTCGTGACATTATTGAGTCACTCGATATTCCGGTTAAGCAGGTCCAAATCGAAGCGAGGATTGTCACCGTCAGTGAAGGGAACATGGATGAACTCGGCATTCGATGGGGATTCTCTTCCATCAACGGCAATAACACCGTTGGTGGCTCGATTGAGAATAACCTCGCAACCATTGGCCTTTATGAAGGTGATGGTGAAGAGGGCGAGGGCGGTAGTGTTGGAATTGATGATTTTCTTAACGTCAACCTGGCCGCTACTAACCCGAGCGCAACCAGCATTGCGTTTCAGGTCGCCAAGTTGGGCTCTGACACTTTGCTCGATCTGGAACTTTCTGCACTGCAGCAGGAGTCGAAAGCTGAGATCATCTCAAGCCCTCGTTTAATCACTACTAATAAAAAACCGGCCTATATAGAACAAGGTACAGAAATTCCGTATCTAGAATCATCATCGAGTGGTGCGACAACCATTACGTTCAAAAAAGCTGTACTAAGTCTGAAAGTCACGCCACAAATTACCCCGGATAACCGTCTGGTGCTGGATTTAAGTGTTACTCAGGACAGACCGGGGCAAGTGGTAAAAACGGGAACTGGCGAAGCGGTCACAATAAACACCCAGAGAATAGGTACTCAAGTCTTAGTAAACAACGGTGAGACGGTTGTTCTTGGCGGCATTTTCCAACACAGCATTACCAACTCTGTCGATAAAGTGCCATTACTCGGTGATCTGCCGTTATTAGGTGCACTTTTCCGCAGAAGTTACGAAAAAGTTGGCAAAAGTGAACTGCTGATTTTCGTTACACCAAAGGTTGTTATTCAATAG
- the rpe gene encoding ribulose-phosphate 3-epimerase: protein MKDFLIAPSILSADFARLGEDVEKVLAAGADVVHFDVMDNHYVPNLTFGAPVCKALRDYGITAPIDVHLMVKPVDRIIPDFAKAGASMITFHVEASEHVDRTLQLIKEHGCKAGVVLNPATPLASLEFIMDKVDMILLMSVNPGFGGQSFIPHTMDKLRAVRKMIDESGRDIRLEIDGGVKVDNIREIAEAGADMFVAGSAIFGQPDYKAVIDQMREELSQVR, encoded by the coding sequence ATGAAAGATTTTCTTATTGCTCCATCCATTTTATCCGCAGATTTCGCTCGTCTAGGTGAAGACGTAGAAAAAGTTCTCGCAGCGGGTGCAGATGTGGTGCATTTCGATGTTATGGATAACCACTATGTGCCAAACCTGACTTTTGGTGCACCAGTGTGTAAAGCGTTACGTGATTACGGCATCACTGCACCAATCGATGTTCACCTAATGGTTAAGCCGGTTGACCGCATTATTCCTGACTTCGCGAAAGCTGGCGCATCGATGATCACCTTCCATGTTGAAGCGTCTGAGCACGTTGACCGTACTCTGCAGCTTATCAAAGAGCACGGCTGTAAAGCGGGTGTAGTACTAAATCCGGCAACGCCGTTGGCAAGCCTTGAGTTCATTATGGACAAAGTAGATATGATTCTGCTGATGTCGGTCAACCCAGGTTTTGGTGGTCAATCTTTCATTCCTCATACGATGGATAAGCTACGCGCGGTACGTAAGATGATTGATGAATCAGGTCGTGATATTCGCTTGGAAATCGACGGTGGCGTTAAAGTGGACAATATCCGTGAAATTGCTGAAGCGGGCGCAGACATGTTTGTTGCTGGTTCAGCAATTTTTGGTCAGCCAGATTACAAAGCCGTGATCGACCAAATGCGTGAAGAGCTATCTCAGGTAAGATAA
- the aroB gene encoding 3-dehydroquinate synthase, translating into MERITVNLAERSYPISIGAGLFEDPAYLSQVLSNKNANQKVVVISNVTVAPLYADKILNQLEQLGCSASLLELPDGEKYKNLEVFNQVMNFLLEGSYARDVVIIALGGGVIGDLVGFASACYQRGVDFIQIPTTLLSQVDSSVGGKTAVNHPMGKNMIGAFYQPKAVIIDTNCLSTLPEREFAAGMAEVIKYGIIYDADFFAWLEENLERLYALDEDALTYAIARCCQIKAEVVAQDEKESGIRALLNLGHTFGHAIEAELGYGNWLHGEAVSSGTVMAAKTSLLRGLISEEQFERIVAILRRAKLPVHTPDSMSFDDFIKHMMRDKKVLSGQLRLVLPTGIGTAEVIADTTQEVLKQAIEFGRNI; encoded by the coding sequence ATGGAACGGATTACGGTCAATCTAGCTGAGCGTAGCTACCCAATCTCTATAGGCGCCGGGTTGTTTGAGGACCCGGCGTACCTTTCTCAAGTTCTCTCAAACAAAAATGCAAATCAAAAAGTGGTCGTGATCAGCAATGTCACGGTAGCCCCTTTGTATGCAGATAAAATTCTTAATCAACTAGAACAACTTGGATGCAGCGCATCGTTGCTAGAACTGCCTGACGGCGAGAAGTACAAAAACCTGGAAGTGTTTAATCAGGTCATGAACTTTCTGCTAGAAGGAAGCTATGCGCGTGATGTGGTTATTATCGCACTCGGTGGCGGTGTTATCGGTGATTTGGTTGGTTTTGCTTCAGCGTGTTACCAGCGTGGCGTGGATTTTATTCAAATTCCAACCACTTTGTTGTCTCAAGTAGATTCCTCGGTCGGTGGCAAAACTGCGGTCAATCACCCCATGGGGAAAAACATGATTGGTGCGTTTTACCAACCTAAAGCGGTAATCATTGACACCAATTGCTTGTCTACGTTGCCTGAGCGTGAATTCGCAGCGGGTATGGCTGAAGTCATCAAATACGGCATCATTTATGACGCAGATTTCTTTGCTTGGCTGGAAGAAAACCTAGAGCGTCTGTATGCGTTGGATGAAGATGCACTAACTTACGCGATTGCTCGTTGTTGCCAAATTAAAGCTGAAGTTGTGGCTCAGGATGAAAAAGAGTCCGGCATTCGCGCGTTACTAAACTTAGGACACACCTTTGGTCATGCGATTGAAGCTGAGCTTGGATATGGTAACTGGCTGCACGGTGAAGCAGTGTCATCCGGCACGGTAATGGCTGCAAAAACTTCGCTTTTGCGTGGACTTATTTCTGAAGAGCAATTTGAACGTATTGTGGCGATTTTACGCCGGGCTAAGTTACCAGTGCATACGCCGGATAGCATGAGCTTTGACGACTTTATCAAACATATGATGCGCGATAAAAAGGTTCTTTCTGGTCAACTAAGGTTAGTTTTACCTACTGGCATTGGTACTGCTGAGGTCATCGCTGATACGACTCAAGAAGTGCTTAAGCAAGCTATCGAATTTGGTCGGAATATTTAA
- the aroK gene encoding shikimate kinase AroK, whose protein sequence is MAEKRNIFLVGPMGAGKSTIGRHLAQQLHMEFVDSDTVIEERTGADISWVFDVEGEEGFRKREESVLEDLTQEQGIVLATGGGSVKSKENRNRLSARGVVVYLETTIEKQLARTNRDKKRPLLQTDSPREVLEQLAKERNPLYEEVADYTVRTDDQSAKVVANQIVKMLEER, encoded by the coding sequence ATGGCTGAGAAACGTAATATTTTCCTTGTTGGGCCTATGGGCGCCGGCAAAAGTACAATTGGTAGACATCTAGCACAGCAGCTGCATATGGAGTTTGTTGACTCCGATACAGTGATCGAAGAACGCACTGGTGCAGACATCTCTTGGGTTTTTGATGTAGAAGGTGAAGAAGGCTTCCGTAAGCGTGAAGAATCGGTGCTTGAAGACCTAACACAAGAGCAAGGCATCGTGCTTGCAACGGGTGGTGGCTCTGTAAAGAGTAAAGAAAACCGTAACCGCCTTTCTGCACGTGGTGTTGTTGTTTACCTAGAAACGACGATTGAAAAGCAACTTGCACGTACTAACCGTGACAAGAAGCGTCCACTACTTCAAACGGATAGTCCTCGTGAAGTATTGGAGCAATTAGCTAAAGAACGTAACCCTCTATACGAAGAAGTAGCGGATTACACTGTTCGCACTGACGATCAGAGTGCAAAAGTGGTAGCCAACCAGATCGTAAAAATGCTAGAAGAGAGATAA
- a CDS encoding DUF481 domain-containing protein encodes MSRYWLLSVSILCVGASYADESVQPEQTIDVPDPLQTEVEFGYQAHTGNTDSRSLNARLSAEYISGRHRSYGEWKYYNLYKDGEEDKRSSTYSVQSDYKLGPRTYLYSSFKGVDSRYSAYFKDYTLSGGLGYQFSYTEDLVLEVEVGPGYRYQEPNLDEIDDDDIVFPDIVREGIFRGNLNATWHALDNLSFAADLTLVTGSSNTSLDSEFSVTNDITEDIALKLTHSRQYHDRVPEGLSKADSVFSVNLLFVF; translated from the coding sequence GTGTCCCGATACTGGTTACTAAGCGTTAGCATACTATGCGTGGGAGCATCGTACGCTGATGAATCAGTACAACCAGAGCAAACTATTGATGTGCCAGATCCACTGCAAACAGAAGTGGAATTTGGTTATCAAGCTCACACAGGTAACACGGACTCTCGTTCCCTGAATGCTCGTTTGAGTGCTGAATACATATCTGGTCGACATCGTTCTTATGGGGAGTGGAAATACTACAACCTGTATAAAGACGGTGAAGAAGATAAACGCTCTTCCACTTATTCGGTGCAGAGCGACTACAAACTCGGCCCTAGAACCTATTTGTACAGCAGCTTTAAAGGCGTGGATTCGCGCTATAGCGCGTACTTTAAAGATTATACGCTTTCTGGAGGTCTGGGTTACCAGTTCTCCTACACGGAAGATCTCGTATTAGAGGTCGAGGTAGGTCCGGGTTATCGTTACCAGGAGCCTAATCTGGATGAAATAGATGACGACGATATTGTATTTCCGGATATCGTCCGTGAAGGGATCTTTCGTGGCAACCTGAACGCAACTTGGCATGCATTGGACAACCTAAGTTTCGCAGCGGATCTCACGTTGGTAACCGGTAGCAGTAATACCAGCTTGGATAGCGAATTCAGTGTTACTAACGACATTACTGAAGATATTGCGTTAAAACTGACTCACTCTCGTCAATATCACGACAGAGTGCCTGAGGGGTTAAGTAAAGCGGATAGTGTTTTCTCTGTAAATTTGCTTTTCGTTTTCTAA
- the rpsF gene encoding 30S ribosomal protein S6: MRHYEIVFMVHPDQSEQVAGMIERYTGSITEAGGKIHRLEDWGRRQLAYPINKLHKAHYVLMNVEADQAVIDELETAFRFNDAVLRNMVMRTKAAITEQSIMLKQKEERAPRREERSEAKPEAKSEAAE; encoded by the coding sequence ATGCGTCATTACGAAATCGTATTCATGGTGCACCCAGATCAAAGCGAGCAAGTTGCTGGCATGATCGAGCGTTACACTGGTTCTATCACTGAAGCTGGCGGTAAAATCCACCGTCTAGAAGACTGGGGTCGTCGTCAACTGGCTTACCCAATCAACAAGCTTCACAAAGCTCACTACGTTCTAATGAACGTTGAAGCTGACCAAGCTGTAATTGATGAACTAGAAACTGCTTTCCGTTTCAACGATGCAGTTCTACGTAACATGGTCATGCGTACTAAAGCAGCGATCACTGAGCAATCTATCATGCTTAAGCAAAAAGAAGAGCGTGCTCCACGTCGTGAAGAGCGTTCTGAAGCTAAGCCTGAAGCTAAGTCAGAAGCTGCTGAGTAA